Genomic window (Sediminispirochaeta smaragdinae DSM 11293):
TCTTCCCCGGCAAGAAGTGCATTGATGGTTTCCAGAAGCAGGGGCTTCTCCTCTTCACTCACCCGGGAAGCAAGGATTTCGGGAGTATCCCCGGGAAAAACAGGTACCCTGCGCCGGGCCAGCACCCTCCCGCTATCAATCCCGTCATCTACCAGATGAACCGAACAGCCGCTACAACGGCATCCCGATTCGATGACCGCCCGATGCACATGCACACCGTGCATTCCCATACCACCAAAATCGGGCAAAAGCGACGGATGAATATTGACGATCCTCCCGCGAAAGGCCTTAAGCAATGGATCTGTCAGGATCGACAGGAAACCGGCACAGACGATAAGGTCGACCTTGCCGTCAAGGGCCTCGGCGATCTTTCGGCTCAGCACCGAAGATCCCTCCTTTCGATCCAGAAGCAAAAGAGGGATTGAGGCTTTCTCGGCTATAGCAGCCGCACCGGTAGCCGGACGGTCCACGACAACCATGGAAATTTCAGCCTTGAGTGCTCCGGAGGCCGCTCCTTCGACGAGATAGGCAAGGGTGCTCCCCCGTCCGGAAGCAAGAACCGCTATCGAAGCCATAGGCGTTCCCCTCCTTTATCGGAATCGGGGACAGCTACGACCCTGCCAATGGGATAGGCATCGATACCAGAGGCCTCGATACGGCTGCAGATGCCATCAGCATCCCCAGGAGAAACGACAAGTACCATGCCGACCCCCATATTGAAGGTACGAAACATCTCTTCATCGCCTATGCCGAGGGATGCCAGGTAAGCAAACACCTCAGGGGTCCTGATCAGGCCGCGCTCGACCTCTGCAGCCAATCCACCAGGGATGGTCCTGGGAAGATTTTCGAAAAGCCCTCCACCGGTGATATGGGCAATACCGTGGAGGAGCGAATCCTCGATAAGAGGGCGAAGTGCCTTGACGTAGATCATCGTCGGCTCTAAAAGCAGCTCTCCCAGGCTCTTTCCGCCGATTTCCCGCCGGTAGCCATCCTTCTTTTCATCGGCGGTCGCCATGCGGATGAGGGAAAAGCCATTGGAGTGAGGTCCGCTGGAGGCAAGGGCGATCAAGGTATCGCCGGCCCGAACCCCGGACCCGTCGATAAGCTTTTTGCGCTCCACCACACCGACAGAGAAACCGGCGACATCGAAGTCTCCGGCGCGGTAGAGCCCCGGCATCTCGGCGGTCTCCCCGCCCACAAGGGCGCATTCCGCCTGAATACAGCCGAGGGAAACACCCTCCACAACCCTGGCCATGGTTTCGGCCTCAAGCTTTCCGGTGGCAAGGTAGTCGAGGAAGAAAAGGGGCCTGGCACCGTGGCAGAGGATGTCGTTGACACACATGGCCACACAATCGATACCGATCCCTTCGAGACGATCGAGAAGGATCGCCAGTTCCAGCTTTGTTCCTACCCCGTCGGTTCCCGACACGAGAACAGGTTCTTTGTAGGAGGCGGGCATGGCAAAAAGGCTGCCGAAGCTTCCCAGGCCGGCGAGAACCCCGTCGCCATCCTGTCTGGTTCGATCGCAACTCTCCCTGATCAGGGAAACGGTTCGGTAGCCCTCTTCCCTGTCGACTCCGGCCTTGCGATAATCGATTTCTTTCATATCCTTCTCCACTAATCCTCCCGACCAGGCTTCGGGGCTCCCATTGGATAGACGCCGGTGAAGCAGCCGGTACAAAACCCCATGGTACCCGAGAGGGCCTGGACAAGCCCTTCAACCGAGAGGAAGGCCAAAGAATCGGCACCGACCCGTCTGGCAAGCTCCTCGATATCGTATTTATTGCTAACCAGATCCTCCCGGTACGGTGTATCAATGCCGAAGTAGCAGGGAAAGGCCACGGGCGGGGCGGCAATTCTGATATGAACTTCGGTGGCGCCCGCCCCTTTCAGCTTAGAAACAAGGGAGCGCATGGTTGTTCCCCGGACGATGGAATCGTCGATAAGGACAATACGCATTCCTTTGACAGCCTCTTTCAGGGCGTTGTGCTTCAAGGCGACCCGTCGCTCCCTGTCATCCTGATTCGGAGCAATAAAGGAGCGTCCCACATAGCGATTTTTTACCAGGGACATACCGTAGGGAATACCTGAAGCCTCGCTGAAACCGGCGGCGGCAGGAATCCCGGAATCGGGGACACCGGTGACAAGATCGGCCTTTACCGGGGCTTCCTTGAAAAGTTGATGACCGGAACGTACCCTGGCACCGTAGACCCCGATGCCGTCGATAACCGAATCTGGCCGGGCAAAGTAGATGTATTCGAAACTGCAGGTCCGCGTCTCGGTTTTTTCTTCCTGATTGCTGCCGGCAATACCTTCACCATCGGCCACAATGATTTCTCCCGGTTCAACATCCCGCAGAAATTTTGCGCCTATGGCATCGAGAGCACAGGTTTCAGAGGAAACCACCCAATACTCTCCAAGTTCTCCCACACAGAGGGGTCGAATTCCGTTCTTATCCCGCGCCGCAATCAATTTGCCGTCGGCAAGCACCGCCAGAGCATAGGAACCCTGAACCGTTCGGACCGCATCCCGAACAGCCTCAAGAGCACTTTTTTTTGCAAGGCTCCTGGCAATCAGGTTGAGCATCACCTCCGAATCACTTTGCGTACGAAAAACGCTTCCCCCCTCTTCAAGGAGTTCCCGAAGAAGCTGAGAATTTACCAAATTCCCGTTATGTGCCAGGGCAACCGCCCCTTTTTTTGTGTGAGCAACCAGAGGTTGGGCATTTTCGACCCCGCTTCCCCCGGTTGTGGAATACCGAACATGGCCGAGAGCGACAGTCGCACCCTCTCTGTCGAGCCGCAGGACATCTCCTGAATCGATCAAAGAGGCGACAAGCCCTGCAGACTTTGCCACCTCGATTCGAGCAGGATCCTCAAATCCGCCCAGAATAATCCCCGAGCTCTCCTGACCACGATGCTGGAGAGCCGTAAGACCTCCCAGCACTACATGCACGGGATCGACGGAAGGAGCGGAATCTTTTTTTGCGCAGACGGCGAATACCCCGCATTCTTCGTGCAGCTTATCATCCGCAGCTTCCACCGGAGCCAAAAGACTATTCACCAGCGTTCTCCATGCGGGAAAGAACCTCATGATAGGCATCTTCCACAGAACCAAGATCTCGTCGGAAGCGATCCTTGTCAAGCTTCTTTCCGGTGGCTGCATCCCAGAAACGACAGGTATCGGGACTGATCTCATCGGCGAGCAGCAGCCTACCATCGCTGGCCCGGCCGAACTCCAGCTTAAAATCGATCAGGGTAATACCGATCTTCAGGAAAAAGGCGCTCAGCACCTCGTTTACCTTAGCAGCCATGTTGTAGATTGCCTTCAGCTCCTCGAAGGTGGTCAGACCGATGGCAACGGCATGGTGATCATTAATAAGAGGGTCCCCAAGGTCGTCGTTTTTATAGCTGATTTCGAAAACCGTGGTCTTGAGTTCGGTTCCCTCCTCAAGGCCCAGTCGTTTTGCCATGCTTCCCGCCGCCTTGTTGCGGACAATCACCTCAACCGGTACAATCTCTACCTTACGGCAGAGCTGCTCCCGGGGGTTGATCTTTTCGATAAAGTGGTTTTCAACCCCCTCCTTGGCAAGCAGGGTAAAAAGGAGCGTGGTGATGGCGTTATTCATCTCTCCCTTTCCGGTGATCGTACCCTTTTTCTCTCCATTGAATGCGGTTGCATCGTCCTTATATTCTACCAGTACAACCTCTGCATCATCGGTGGCGTACAACTTTTTGGCTTTTCCCTCATACAGCAGTTTTCCTTTCATTTCAAAACCTCCCCATGATATTGTGCAAGTAGTTTTTCTTTTTTTTCAGATCGATAGCCTGCCAGCGCTTTCCGCACCTTGACATCGGAAGATCCGATGATGGCGGCGGCAAGAAGGGCCCCATTCGTTCCGTTGTCGATTCCCACGGTGGCTACAGGAATTCCCGGAGGCATCTGCAGCATCGACATGACCGCATCCATCCCCTCCATGGCCGCTGTTTTGGCTTTTAGCGGAATACCGACCACGGGAATCAAGGTTTTTGCCGCGATGACACCCGGAAGATGGGCCGACAAGCCCGCAGCGGCTATGATTACCTGACACCCCTTTTTCTCAAGGCCGGCAATATAGGAATCCAGGGCCTCTGGAGTCCGATGTGCCGAAAGGACCCTGGACTCCCATTCGATGCCGAGGCTATCGAGGAGCTTTGCACAGCCCTCAAGCTGGGGAAGATCGGAACCGCTTCCCATGATGATTGCAACCATTCCATCCTCCATACAGAAAAATCTTAGAGAAAATAATCGATCCCGGCACGAAAGATGGGCTGCCATCCGGCACCGGGGATATTTTTTGCAACATATCTTCCGCTTCGCTCGCTGTGGCCCATCTTTCCGAGGATCCGTCCATCGGGACTCAAAATGCCTTCGATACCTCGCATTGAACCGTTGGGATTATCGGGATAGTCCAAAGCAACATGTCCCTCATTATCGCAGTAGCGGAAGGCAACCTGCCGATTCTGTTCGAGTTCGTCGAGCAGAGCCGCCGGCGCTACGAAACGCCCCTCCCCATGAGAGACCGGAACCACCTGCAGATCGCCCGGCGACAAGAGTCTCATCCAAGGGCCGAGGTCGGATTCACAGCGGGTACCACAGTAGCGTGAAACGTGTCTGCCTATCTGATTAGGGGCAAGAACAGGATCCCTCTCTCTTCTTGCCGTAATCCTGCCATAGGGTAAAAGTCCGGAGCGAACCAGGGCCTGAAAGCCGTTGCAGATACCGAGCATCAGACCGTCGCGGCGATAGAGAAGCTCTTCAAGGGCCCCTGCGATTCGAGGATTGCCGAGAACCGCCGCAATATACTTTGCCGCCCCGTCAGGCTCATCCCCTGCACTAAATCCTCCGGGGATGACCACGATCTTGGCCTTGGCAATCGCCTTTTCCATCGATTCCAAAGATGAGGGAGGACCTCCTGCACAACGAGTACGAAACAAAAAGTGAGAAACATCTCCACCCTCTCTCCTGAAGGCCGTGGCAGTCTCTTCTTCACAGTTTGTCCCGGGAAAAGAGAGCACCAAGACCTCAGGCCCCCGCCTGGCAAGGGTCCTCGGCACAGGGTAGGCTTCTGAAAAAGGTACGGAAGGGAGCCCTGAGGCGCTCCCCCGGCTTCCGCCGGGACCGGGATAGAGCTCGGCCTTTTTGCTGCGCCATGCTTCCAGGGCCCGATCCATGGAAATATTCATCCCGCCGATCCTGAAATTTTGCTTCTTAGTGGTAGATCCGACGGCCGTAAGGAACGACTCGTCGTCCTCAGGCAGAGTCGCTCCACCATTCCATTCAATGAGAAAAGAACCGTAGGCAGGATCAAAGGGATCCAATCCTTTCGGAAGATCTCCGTCAAAGCCGATTCCGTTTCCGAATCCCATCTCTGCCACGGCCTGGGCCACACCTCCGAAGCCAACCGATCGACATGCCAGTACATTTCCACCCTGCATCAGCTGCTCAAGGAAGGCTGCCTGCCTGAGAAAGAGAGGGAAATCCGGTTCTCCGTTTTCGAGACGGGAGTGATGGATGAGAAAAATCTTTGAGCCGATCTTCTTGAATTCGGGGCTCTGTACCGATACGGCAGAAACGGGGGCAACGGCAAAGGCGGCCAGGGTCGGCGGGACCTTCAACTCCATCCAGCTTCCGGACATGCTGTCCTTTCCTCCGATAGCCGGGATTCCCAAAGCAAGCTGAGCCCGCAAAGCGCCTAAAAGGGCCGATGCAGGTCTTCCCCACCCTTCGGCATCCTCCCCGGGAGGTGGAAAATACTCCTGAAGGGAGAGCCGAATCGATCCTAAAGCGGCGCCGGTGGCAAGGCTTCGGCACACCGCCTCAAGGATGGCATAGATGGCCCCGTGATAGGGACTCCAAAGGCCGATCTCCGGGGCATAACCGCAGCTCATTATCGATGCGGTGGATACTCCTTCCCGTTTCGAAGGGATGAGGGCAGCCATTGCCTCGGTCGGAGTCAACTGATACTTGCCACCCAGGGGAGAAAGTACCGACCGGGCCCCAACCGAAGAGTCGAACTGCTCGGTGAGCCCTTCGGCACCGGCGACATTATCCTCGGAGAGGAGAAGAGCCCAGCGCCGATCCTCCTGCACCGCATTTCTGCGACGGAGAATTTCATCGAAGAAGGAGGTCTCAGAGGGAGACGGAACCCTGGCTTCAGCCCGGGAATCGCCTCCGGCCGAATCAAGCAACTGCCTCGGCAGCTTTGCAACAATGCCGTCACGAGAGGCGATCGTAAGCAGTGGCTCTTCGGTAACCTCGGCAATAATCGAGGCGACCAGATCCTCTTCCGCAGCAAGGGCCACAAAGGTATCGGCGTCGCAGGCAGCCACAACTACCGCCATGCGCTCCTGACTCTCGGAAAGGGTTATTTCCATGGGAGAAAGATCTCGATATTTTAGGGGGACCGCAGAAAGATTAATAGAAAGCCCGGGGGCAAGTTCTCCGACAGCCACGGCCACACCACCGGCACCGAAATCGTTACACCTTTTTATGAGAGCTGCGGTTTCCCTCTTTCGAAAGAAACGCTGAAGAGCGCGCTCTTCCGGGGGATTTCCCTTCTGAACCTCGGCTGCGCTACGATGGATGGATTCCGCATCGTGGGCCCGGGAAGAGCCGGTGGCCCCTCCAATGCCGTCCCGTCCGGTAGCACCGCCGACAAGGATCACCACGTCTCCGGCAACGGGTCGCTCCCTCCTGATCGACGAAAGGGGCACGGCGCCAACCACGGCTCCTGCCTCGAAACGTTTGGCACGAAAGCCCTCGGCATAAAGCTCCCTGACCAGTCCGGTGGGAATTCCGATCTGATTACCGTAGCTGCTGTAACCGTGTGCCGATTCCCTGGCAAGGGTCGTCCTTGAAAGTTTTGAGCTGCGAAGCAGTTCCTCTTCCATCTCTTCCACATTGGGATCGGGAAAGGCCGCACCGGAAAGGCGCATGGCCTGGTGAACATAGGATCTGCCGGAAAGCGGGTCCCTGATAGCTCCGCCGATACAGGTCGCCGCCCCCCCGAAGGGTTCGATCTCAGTGGGATGGTTGTGGGTCTCGTTCTTGAACATCAAAAGCCAGGGTTCACTCGTCGCAGATCTCCCTTCCCCGCTTTCGTGGCCGACCGATATTCTGATGGAAGCGGCGTTAATCTCCTCCGAAACATCGAGATCGGGGATTTTTCCCTCAGCAGAGAGGATTTTTACCCCGGCGGTTGCTATGTTCATGAGGGAAAGCCCATCGCCGAAACGATCGTGATAGGAATGAAGTGTCTCCTCAAGCCCATAAAGGTAGTGACTTTTCTCCACCGACACATGGGTAAGGGGTGTATTGAAGGTGGTATGGCGGCAGTGATCACTCCAGTAGGTTGCAAGTATGGCAAGTTCGGTCAGCGTAGGGTCACGATCAAGTTCATCTCGGAAGTAATTTCGGCAAAATTGCAATTCGGAGGGCGCCATGACGATACCATGCCGCTTGCCAAGCTCTTCAAGAGCAGCATCGGAAAGAAAACGGAAGCCACGCAGCAACCCCTCTTCTCCGTCGAGATCGATCTCATAAGAATCCACAGGATTCACCAAATCTTTCCGGATACTCTGCCGATCTTTTTCGCTTAGTTCTCCATAAAAGAGACAGCAGGAAATGCTGCGAACAGCTTCGACAGCGCCGCCCTGAAGTTCGACGGCTTCCTTTGCAGAAGCACCTCGCTGATCGAACTGTGCGGGAAGCAGGCCCCAGGCAAAGCTCCAACATGCAGCATCGTCAAAAGGGGGATCAGTCAACGGCCCGAGGTCCGTAACAGGATCACGAAGGGCCCGCTCGACAACTTCGACAGAAAGATCTCCACTTATCCGGTATCCTGAGAACAGCCGTATTTTCGAGAGCCCTTCGATTCCAAGGCGCTGGTGAAAATCCTGTAGTAATTCATCAGAAGAAGTCCGAAAGGACTCCCGCTTCTCAAAAAAGATGAACATCGCCCCCTCCAAAGGAATGAAAACAAAAAAACCCCGAACCGGCATGATTCCGCAACAGGGCGGATCGCCGACTCGGGGTGGCAGGCCGGAAAAGGCCCCTATCATCCCAGGGCCCAAGAGCCCCTTTATCTCGTAACGATTGTATCGGATAATGGCATTCCATGTCCGGGTTGTACCCGAGACAAAGAAAAGAGTCAACATTATCTACAGCGAATTCTAACACTTTTTCAATTTTGTTGCATAGCGATAAAAAACCAACGTAAAAACGGTTTCATTGATTCAATATTGTTGCATGACATCTCCAGGCTTACGGG
Coding sequences:
- the purM gene encoding phosphoribosylformylglycinamidine cyclo-ligase translates to MEKDMKEIDYRKAGVDREEGYRTVSLIRESCDRTRQDGDGVLAGLGSFGSLFAMPASYKEPVLVSGTDGVGTKLELAILLDRLEGIGIDCVAMCVNDILCHGARPLFFLDYLATGKLEAETMARVVEGVSLGCIQAECALVGGETAEMPGLYRAGDFDVAGFSVGVVERKKLIDGSGVRAGDTLIALASSGPHSNGFSLIRMATADEKKDGYRREIGGKSLGELLLEPTMIYVKALRPLIEDSLLHGIAHITGGGLFENLPRTIPGGLAAEVERGLIRTPEVFAYLASLGIGDEEMFRTFNMGVGMVLVVSPGDADGICSRIEASGIDAYPIGRVVAVPDSDKGGERLWLR
- the purF gene encoding amidophosphoribosyltransferase — protein: MNSLLAPVEAADDKLHEECGVFAVCAKKDSAPSVDPVHVVLGGLTALQHRGQESSGIILGGFEDPARIEVAKSAGLVASLIDSGDVLRLDREGATVALGHVRYSTTGGSGVENAQPLVAHTKKGAVALAHNGNLVNSQLLRELLEEGGSVFRTQSDSEVMLNLIARSLAKKSALEAVRDAVRTVQGSYALAVLADGKLIAARDKNGIRPLCVGELGEYWVVSSETCALDAIGAKFLRDVEPGEIIVADGEGIAGSNQEEKTETRTCSFEYIYFARPDSVIDGIGVYGARVRSGHQLFKEAPVKADLVTGVPDSGIPAAAGFSEASGIPYGMSLVKNRYVGRSFIAPNQDDRERRVALKHNALKEAVKGMRIVLIDDSIVRGTTMRSLVSKLKGAGATEVHIRIAAPPVAFPCYFGIDTPYREDLVSNKYDIEELARRVGADSLAFLSVEGLVQALSGTMGFCTGCFTGVYPMGAPKPGRED
- the purC gene encoding phosphoribosylaminoimidazolesuccinocarboxamide synthase, encoding MKGKLLYEGKAKKLYATDDAEVVLVEYKDDATAFNGEKKGTITGKGEMNNAITTLLFTLLAKEGVENHFIEKINPREQLCRKVEIVPVEVIVRNKAAGSMAKRLGLEEGTELKTTVFEISYKNDDLGDPLINDHHAVAIGLTTFEELKAIYNMAAKVNEVLSAFFLKIGITLIDFKLEFGRASDGRLLLADEISPDTCRFWDAATGKKLDKDRFRRDLGSVEDAYHEVLSRMENAGE
- the purE gene encoding 5-(carboxyamino)imidazole ribonucleotide mutase; protein product: MVAIIMGSGSDLPQLEGCAKLLDSLGIEWESRVLSAHRTPEALDSYIAGLEKKGCQVIIAAAGLSAHLPGVIAAKTLIPVVGIPLKAKTAAMEGMDAVMSMLQMPPGIPVATVGIDNGTNGALLAAAIIGSSDVKVRKALAGYRSEKKEKLLAQYHGEVLK
- a CDS encoding phosphoribosylformylglycinamidine synthase, whose translation is MLTLFFVSGTTRTWNAIIRYNRYEIKGLLGPGMIGAFSGLPPRVGDPPCCGIMPVRGFFVFIPLEGAMFIFFEKRESFRTSSDELLQDFHQRLGIEGLSKIRLFSGYRISGDLSVEVVERALRDPVTDLGPLTDPPFDDAACWSFAWGLLPAQFDQRGASAKEAVELQGGAVEAVRSISCCLFYGELSEKDRQSIRKDLVNPVDSYEIDLDGEEGLLRGFRFLSDAALEELGKRHGIVMAPSELQFCRNYFRDELDRDPTLTELAILATYWSDHCRHTTFNTPLTHVSVEKSHYLYGLEETLHSYHDRFGDGLSLMNIATAGVKILSAEGKIPDLDVSEEINAASIRISVGHESGEGRSATSEPWLLMFKNETHNHPTEIEPFGGAATCIGGAIRDPLSGRSYVHQAMRLSGAAFPDPNVEEMEEELLRSSKLSRTTLARESAHGYSSYGNQIGIPTGLVRELYAEGFRAKRFEAGAVVGAVPLSSIRRERPVAGDVVILVGGATGRDGIGGATGSSRAHDAESIHRSAAEVQKGNPPEERALQRFFRKRETAALIKRCNDFGAGGVAVAVGELAPGLSINLSAVPLKYRDLSPMEITLSESQERMAVVVAACDADTFVALAAEEDLVASIIAEVTEEPLLTIASRDGIVAKLPRQLLDSAGGDSRAEARVPSPSETSFFDEILRRRNAVQEDRRWALLLSEDNVAGAEGLTEQFDSSVGARSVLSPLGGKYQLTPTEAMAALIPSKREGVSTASIMSCGYAPEIGLWSPYHGAIYAILEAVCRSLATGAALGSIRLSLQEYFPPPGEDAEGWGRPASALLGALRAQLALGIPAIGGKDSMSGSWMELKVPPTLAAFAVAPVSAVSVQSPEFKKIGSKIFLIHHSRLENGEPDFPLFLRQAAFLEQLMQGGNVLACRSVGFGGVAQAVAEMGFGNGIGFDGDLPKGLDPFDPAYGSFLIEWNGGATLPEDDESFLTAVGSTTKKQNFRIGGMNISMDRALEAWRSKKAELYPGPGGSRGSASGLPSVPFSEAYPVPRTLARRGPEVLVLSFPGTNCEEETATAFRREGGDVSHFLFRTRCAGGPPSSLESMEKAIAKAKIVVIPGGFSAGDEPDGAAKYIAAVLGNPRIAGALEELLYRRDGLMLGICNGFQALVRSGLLPYGRITARRERDPVLAPNQIGRHVSRYCGTRCESDLGPWMRLLSPGDLQVVPVSHGEGRFVAPAALLDELEQNRQVAFRYCDNEGHVALDYPDNPNGSMRGIEGILSPDGRILGKMGHSERSGRYVAKNIPGAGWQPIFRAGIDYFL